One Halobacterium wangiae genomic window, AGTCCTCAGCCGATGTACCGCAGGTCCTCGTCGCCGGGGCTCGGCCCCTCCTCCATCTCGCGGAGGCGGCTGACGACCTCCTCCATCTCGTCGGCGCGGTCGTCGAGAGCCTCCTCGTCGACGTCGAAGCCGAGCATCCCCTCGAGCACCGCGAGCACGGCCTTCGCCGCCTTCGGGTCGACGAGGTAGCCCGAGGTCTCGCCCATCAGGCAGGCGGCCTCGAGCCCACGACGGCCGCCGAGGCCGAGCAGCAGCCCGCTGGACCCGACGATGCCGCCCGCGGGCTCCTCGCTGCGGAACTCCACGCCCTCCTCCTCGAGGCGCTCCTTCTGGGACTCGTCGGAGACGGCGCCGATGACGTCGTGTTCCTCGACGAGTTCGCCCGTCGGCACGCCGCCGAGCGCGTACAGTTCCTCCGCGCCGAACTGTTCGGCGACGTCGAGGAACGCCTCCGTGAGGCGGTAGTGGCCGACGTTGTCCTGGGCCTGGTGGTCGCCGGTCAGCACCAGCAGGTCCCGGCCCTCCGTGTCGACGGCGTGGATCTCCGCGGCCGCGAGCTCCGCGACGCTGTCGTCGTCGACGGTCACCTGCGGCGGGAAGTGTTCGGTGTGGATGCGACAGACGAGTTCGCTGTCCGCCTGCTCGACGACGTGTTCGGAGACGAGCTTGCCGACGTGCCCGACGCCGGGCAGCCCCTCGACGAACACCGGGTCGTCCAGTTCGGGCTCTGCCGCCCACGCGATGTCGATTTCGTCCATGTCCTTACGGGCGGTTGCGCACCTTAAGAGCGCGTCGGTAGCGTCCGTAGGGGTCCTCGGGGTCGAACGGCGCCGGCGCGCTGTTCTCGGCGTCGGCGCCACACTCCGGACAACTCGCAGAAAGCGTGTACACCGGGCGGTCGTGGCGGTCGCGCCACGACGAACACACCCGGATGTCGGATCTCATTCCTCGTCGAGCTGGCGCTCCCGGTGGAAGTTCCCGGAGCCACCGAGTTCGCCGATCTTCGCGACGGCGCGGTCGGCGGCCGTCTCGAGTTGCGTCTCCGCGGTCTTGTAGTTCGGCGCCTGCACGCGGAGGCGGTACTCCGGCGCGCCGACGTACGTCACCTCGAGGTCGGCCTCGTCGGGCACCTCGCCGTTGCCCTCGGCGGCCTGCAGCGCGGCCTTCACGTCGTCGACGCCGTCCGAGTCGGGGGACGTGAGCGTCACGTACCCCGTCACCGTGACGTACGGGACGGAGACGTTCTCGCGGGCCGTCTCCACGACGGCGTCCTTCTCGTCCTCGGAGAGGTCGGCGTCCTCGAGGGCCTCGTAGCCGTGGATGGCGGCCTGCTCGAACCCCTCGTAGAGGCTCCCGAAGCCCCCGAGCAGTCCGTTGGCGATGCGGCGGAACTGGTCGTCGTCCATGTCCTCGCCGAACGCCAGCGTGAGCCACTTGTCGGCCTTCTGCTCGTTCTTCCACTCCTGTATCTTGTCGGAGTGCTGGTGGTCGTTGACGTCCTTCAGCGAGAGGTCGATCTGCTGGGCGGACTCGTCGACGCCGAGCACCTTCGCGACGACGGTCTGGTCCTCGTTGACGTGGTCCCGGACGTTCTTGATCCAGCCGCTGGCCACCTCGCTGACGTGTACGAGGCCGCGTTTCCCCTCGTACTCCTCGAGGTCGACGAACACGCCGAAGTCTTCGATGTCGTCGACTTTCCCGACGACGAGTTCACCCTCCTCGGGCCAGCCGACGTACTTCATCTCGCCTCGACGGTGTCGACGACCTCACCGGCGAGGTCGGCCTCGCCGCCGGTCGGACGCGCGAGCGTCGTTCCGCAAACGGCACAGGCGACCTCCGTGGAGGCCTTCCCGAAGACGATCTGTTCGTTCTCGCAGTCCGGACAGACGACGGTGTAGAAGCGTCCCGCCATTGTCAGTCCTGGAGTACGAGGCGGCCGGTGCGCCATCCCTCGCGGAGGTGGGCCTTGCCACACTCGCTGCAGCGGTATTTGAGGTCGGTCTTCTTCGTCGGCTTGTTGCCGACCGGCACCTTCGAGAACCGGCCGTGGTTCCCGATGGAGCGGTTCGCGCGCTTGGTGCGGCGAGCGTCCCACTTCATGCCCGAGGAGCGTCCTGTGCGGACCTTCTCGACCTCGAGCTGTTCGTGTGCGTCACAGTGCGGGCAGTAGCTGTTGAATCGGCGTGGCATCTCCATAGGCTAAGATCAGCTCTGTTGGTGCCTGCTAAGACGTGCCCGTTTAAAATCCGTTTGGTTCGAGGGCGCCGACGGCCGGTCGCCGTCGGGCAAAGAATTTGGGACTGGCCAGCACTGGGTCGTGTGTGTCCCCCCGCCTGTCCTCCACCTCCCTCACAGTCGTCCTCGCGACGCTACTCGTTCTGGCTCTGCTCGCGCCGCTCGGTGCCACAGCGGGTGCTGCGCCACCGCCAGAAGACGTCTGTGGCGCGTGCGAGGCGCACTTCGAGACGGCCGTCGAGGACGCTGGTGGTCCCTCCGTCACCGTCGGGGAGTCCAGACTCGACGTACACCTCGCCGAGAACGGGAGTGCGAAGTTCGTCGCGCAGAACACTCTCCAGCCAGCGGACGCGGCCTGGGTAGCGAACAACACCGACGCCGTCGCGCACGCACTCGCCACGACCGACGCCGGCCTCGACGAGTCGAAGCACGCGCTCTCGGTCCGCCTCGTCGGCGACACGGCCGTCGTCGAGTACGTCGACGACTCCTTCGGCTACCAGACGATCGCCGGCGTCGTGGTCGCGGACGCCTTCACGCGCACGCAGACCGGGTGGGAGGTGAACACCGGTCGGTTCGTGGTTCACGCGCCCGGCACGTACGTGGTCGCGAGCCACGACCGCGGCGATACGACGGTAGGGTGGGACGACTCCGTGGACGCCGAACCAGTCGCGTTCGCGCCGACCCACGGTCCCGTCTCGGCGGCCGCCACGCGGTTCGCGCTCGTCGCCGAGACGGGGCCGGCGTTCCTGCGCGGCGCGGCATTCGTCCTCGTCCCGTTCGTCGTCGTCCTCTCGCTGCTGTTCCGGGGGGTCGACACCGCCGTCGAGGTGACGCCCAGCGTGGACGCCCGTACTGCTGGCGGCGCCGCGGTTGCCGCCGGTGGTGCCGTCGCACTCGCACTCGTGGCGACCGGGGCGGTGTCGCTGTACTTCATGCTCCCCGGCGCAGTCCTGCTGTTCACCGCGGTCACCGCGGTCGCCGTCGGCGCCGCGGCGCTCAGGGAGCCCCCGACCACGCTCTCGCTCGGGCTTGCCGCGGTCGGCGTCCCACTCAGCGTCGGCGTCGTCGCGGCGTTCGTCGGGGCGCTCGCGTACCCGGGCGTCTTCGGCTGGACCGTCGGGCGCGCGCTCTCCGCTGGCTGTCTCGCGGCGCAGGTTGGCGTGTTCGCCGTGCTCGGCGCGACCCGGAACCGGGACGGAGGGCGGCGCTGGCGCCGGTTCACCGCGGCCGTCGCCCCCGTAGTCGGCGTGGTCGCGTTGCTCGGCCCCACGGTGGTCCTGCTCGCGTGGGTGCCGCTGCTCGCGGTGCTCGCGCCACTGGCGTACCTCCTCGGCGCGTCGGTCGGTCGGAGCGGGCTTCGAAGCGTTTAATCGGTCGTGTTCCGAAGCCGCGGGTATGAGACGGCTCATCATCCACGGCGACCCCGGCGTCCGCCGTGACGCCATCATCGAGTACGAGGGCGAGGAGAAGGTCCTCTTCCAGGTGACGCGTAACGGCGACTGGCACGGTCCCGAGGAGGTCCAGCTCTGGTGTGTCATGGGGGACGCCGACGAGCAGGAGGACTACGACAAGCGCAACTACATCCCGCACTGGCTCGAAGTCGACACCGCCGACGCCGAGGACATCACGGTCATCAAGCGCGCCG contains:
- a CDS encoding translation initiation factor IF-2 subunit alpha; translated protein: MKYVGWPEEGELVVGKVDDIEDFGVFVDLEEYEGKRGLVHVSEVASGWIKNVRDHVNEDQTVVAKVLGVDESAQQIDLSLKDVNDHQHSDKIQEWKNEQKADKWLTLAFGEDMDDDQFRRIANGLLGGFGSLYEGFEQAAIHGYEALEDADLSEDEKDAVVETARENVSVPYVTVTGYVTLTSPDSDGVDDVKAALQAAEGNGEVPDEADLEVTYVGAPEYRLRVQAPNYKTAETQLETAADRAVAKIGELGGSGNFHRERQLDEE
- a CDS encoding RNA-protein complex protein Nop10, which encodes MRSDIRVCSSWRDRHDRPVYTLSASCPECGADAENSAPAPFDPEDPYGRYRRALKVRNRP
- a CDS encoding proteasome assembly chaperone family protein is translated as MDEIDIAWAAEPELDDPVFVEGLPGVGHVGKLVSEHVVEQADSELVCRIHTEHFPPQVTVDDDSVAELAAAEIHAVDTEGRDLLVLTGDHQAQDNVGHYRLTEAFLDVAEQFGAEELYALGGVPTGELVEEHDVIGAVSDESQKERLEEEGVEFRSEEPAGGIVGSSGLLLGLGGRRGLEAACLMGETSGYLVDPKAAKAVLAVLEGMLGFDVDEEALDDRADEMEEVVSRLREMEEGPSPGDEDLRYIG
- a CDS encoding 50S ribosomal protein L44e — encoded protein: MEMPRRFNSYCPHCDAHEQLEVEKVRTGRSSGMKWDARRTKRANRSIGNHGRFSKVPVGNKPTKKTDLKYRCSECGKAHLREGWRTGRLVLQD
- a CDS encoding HAH_0734 family protein yields the protein MRRLIIHGDPGVRRDAIIEYEGEEKVLFQVTRNGDWHGPEEVQLWCVMGDADEQEDYDKRNYIPHWLEVDTADAEDITVIKRAGDLAV
- a CDS encoding 30S ribosomal protein S27e, producing MAGRFYTVVCPDCENEQIVFGKASTEVACAVCGTTLARPTGGEADLAGEVVDTVEAR